The Drosophila suzukii chromosome X, CBGP_Dsuzu_IsoJpt1.0, whole genome shotgun sequence DNA window GTGCGCAGTTCGTAATCCTGGCCAGCTGCTTGCTTTGTAAGCTGTTGCACCATCAATGGCAAACCTCCGGCTGCACAAAAACATCGACGTGCCCGCTCGTTCCTTGTCAGATTGCCCAGCACCCGGGCCAACTCCACTTTGGTCACCGAAGTCTGACAGTTGCTTAAAACCTTCGCCAACGAGGCGGACAAGTCATCGATCAGACTCTGAAGGGATCCCTCAGCCAGTGGATGCACAACCGCCTGTTTGTCCTGATAGAAGCACAGATTGTGCAGGGCTCCCAATGTGGCGTGCAGCAGCTCCTGTTGCTCCGCCGTCTGAACAATGAAAGCAACATCAATTTCTGGCCAGGACTGGGCTTTAACAACTCACCTTCTTCTGGGCCAACTCTGCGCTGGTTTTGCTTAAAAGCTGCAGCAGCACGGCGCCCAAGGAACGTACATTTCCCAAGCCAGCGCCCACCTCGGGATTCACACTCATGTTGGCCACCACTCGTATCAACTTGATTTGGGCATCCAAAAGAGCCACACTGGTGGATGAGCGTTCGTTAAGCTGCTCCAGGACATTCAAAAGATACTCCATGGCCACATCGTTTTGAAAGTACTGAAGATATATTAATAGTTTGTTTTATTACGTTTTATAGTTATAAAATAACTCACCTGTATGCGCGCTGATTCGTGTTTGGCCAGTATATTGCCCAGCATGTAGCCCAGACGACTCAGCACCGCCAGGAGACGCTCACTACATTGAACACCACCGGCACAAGATGGACCCAGGAGCAGGCCAATCCTGGCGGCATAGTTGTGCAGCGTTTCACAGCAATCGGAGTCCTCGGAAAGAACGCTGCCAGAGATAGATCCTAATTAAAAACTCATTTAATATGGATATAACTAAACCCACCTCAGAGTGCGCACCACATTGGCCTGAACCTCCAGTTCGCCCATGGAAACTTCGGCTGCCCGGATGAGATGTGGACAGGCCAGTTGCAATTGGAGCTGCAagcgctgctgctgctgggaaACATCCGCCAGAGCTCTCATGGCAGCCGACAATTGATAGAGAGTGTGAAGCGGCGGACCCTGAAGCCGTTTGGTGGCCCCCGCCTCGTTCAGCATCTGCAGGTGCAGAATCATCAGCTCCACGGCACCGTGACGAGCCAGGCGGGATACCAACGTTTGCTGGCCCGTCAATTTCCTGGGACAGATGCCAGCCGATATGGCCGACAGAGCAGGAGGCATTAAAGCAGGAATGGGCAGCGAATGACTTTCGCCAGAGCTCTCCAAACCAATCCAGTTGCGGTTGAGGGCATCATCGCGCTCCTGGGCACTGCTGGCGGTCAGGAAACGGATGCAACCATAGGCATAAATGCAAGCCTCCGGCTCGTCCAGGGGCGAGGCGTGTCCCAGGCCATCGATGAGCAATTCCAGCACATCGTGTTCGTGGAAAAGGGCATCATGTTGCTCGTGCCTGGCCACCTTGAAGATCAGCTTGCAGGCACCCGTGAGATTACTGCCCGTTACCCTAAGCTAAAAAGAGTTGGAAAAAGGGATATTAACAAGGATAATCAGAAGGAGGATATATTAAACGATGACTCACAGCCAAAACCACACGAGCCACAGCCAAAAGAACACGTGGGGAACTGCATTCCACCAATCCATAAAGTCCTCCTAGTATGAAGCCACGCTTAAAGCTGCGCTCCTGCTTTCTCACGCGCGTGTAAAGCTCCTGGAGGATCTGTAA harbors:
- the LOC108004714 gene encoding armadillo repeat-containing protein 2, producing the protein MSLLLRRRSRSETRPQEIPADRAKQPESEKPDRQLQQQQARHHHQMRHHQNASDQNLNKLGLASSGSSGMGRRKTSAELISEAKMFLGESVGAVPLMATGGARLVSTRRPITPRESGRVLYGKVALAGRPPSAFSMRYLQNEKPSTPRQLPALSGSGPATPMPTRNGALLCQSSTETLIELLKQHRGLKDCSDETVQHINAILQELYTRVRKQERSFKRGFILGGLYGLVECSSPRVLLAVARVVLALRVTGSNLTGACKLIFKVARHEQHDALFHEHDVLELLIDGLGHASPLDEPEACIYAYGCIRFLTASSAQERDDALNRNWIGLESSGESHSLPIPALMPPALSAISAGICPRKLTGQQTLVSRLARHGAVELMILHLQMLNEAGATKRLQGPPLHTLYQLSAAMRALADVSQQQQRLQLQLQLACPHLIRAAEVSMGELEVQANVVRTLSVLSEDSDCCETLHNYAARIGLLLGPSCAGGVQCSERLLAVLSRLGYMLGNILAKHESARIQYFQNDVAMEYLLNVLEQLNERSSTSVALLDAQIKLIRVVANMSVNPEVGAGLGNVRSLGAVLLQLLSKTSAELAQKKTAEQQELLHATLGALHNLCFYQDKQAVVHPLAEGSLQSLIDDLSASLAKVLSNCQTSVTKVELARVLGNLTRNERARRCFCAAGGLPLMVQQLTKQAAGQDYELRTCAIGVLVNLLGDGEQRGPFLQLRGAELLSLLLRGALEQEDWFLANIVCQALWNLLIDGQCAANLCQSGNILDEVSDLLADYLDEDRLLPGDNDEDDPEREQDDVDADAETDPEAHDALWEDFALVATDLLERIQNNFDRQQQSQTSPHVDNEDDKDVFIEEM